TCGGAATTTAATATAATAGGTAATCCAGGAGAAGATTATCCAGATCTACCAGTAGTCATTGAAGAGGAAAACTTTGTACTACCTAAAGATTTATTTAAAAATGCAATTAGACAAACAGTTTTTGCAACAACTCAAGATGAAACAAGACCATCATTAACAGGAGTATTGTTAGAAATACAAGATAATATTATTTCTTTTGTTTCATTAGATGGTTATAGATTAGCACTAAGATTGATTCCTACTAATTCAAATATCAACTTAAAGATAATAATTCCAGGCAGATCATTAAATGAATTAAACAAAATACTTGAAGATAGAGAAGATGATATAACTATTAGTGCGGCTCCTGGTCAGGTTATATTCAACATAGGGGATACTATAGTCTATTCAAGATTACTTGAAGGACAATTCTTTAACTATAAAGATATCATGAGAAAAGACCATAAAACTAAGGTTGTAGTTAATAGAAAGGAATTCCAAAGTGGACTTGAAAGGGCATCCCTATTAGCAAAGGAAGAAAAAGCTAATTTAGTAAGACTTAATATAATGGACAATAATGTAATTATTAGGTCTAATTCTGAAATAGGTGATGTTCATGAACAACTTGATTCAACCCAAGAAGGTGAAAATTTAAATATTGCATTTAATTCTAGATATATCTTAGAAGGTATAAAGATTATGGATGCAGAGGAAATAGAACTTAATTTTATGGGTAGCTTAAATCCTTGTATAATAAATGGAGTAGACGATGATAGTTATACCTATTTAGTATTACCAGTTAGATTAGCTCAAGATGACTTTTAGGTGGAGGATTTTATGAAAGAAATTAGTATAACTACAGATTTCATTAAACTTGATTCATTTCTTAAACTGGCTGGTGTTGCACAGACCGGTGGACAGGCAAAGATGATAATTGCTGATGAAATGGTTAAAGTAAATGGAGAGATTGTAGTTCAGAGAGGTAAAAAGATAAGGAAAAATGATATTATCGAGATAGAAGACTACGATAAGTTTATTGTGATATAATGAGGCGAAAGTATTTCTTGCCTTAAGGGGTGTAGTTTTTGAATGTAGAAAGTATTAGGCTTATTAATTTTAGAAATTATCATAGTATAAACATTAACTTTAATGAAAACATAAATGTTTTTGTAGGAAAAAATGCACAGGGGAAAACAAATTTATTAGAAGCCATATATATGTGTTCTTCTGGTAAATCTTTTAGAAACAATAAGGATAAGGAAATAATCAATTTTGAAAAGAAAGAAGCTTATATTGGTGCAAATATAAAAAATAATAGATTTGATAAATTTGTGGAATTAAAACTTGATAGAGAGAAGTCCAAAATTATTAGAATAAATAAGACTGAAATTAAAAATTATAAAGAATTAAATACAGGTTTAAGTGTTGTAATATTTAGTCCAGATGATTTAAAACTAGTAAAGGATGGACCCAGTGAAAGAAGAACATTCCTAGACCAAGGTATTTCTCAAATTAAACCCGTCTATAATTATAATATCAACAGGTATAATAAAATACTTTTTCAAAGAAATAATCTATTAAAATCTAGTAGACTTAATAAAGATATGACAAGTTTATTAGATGTATTTGATGTGCAAATATCAAAAATAGGTACAAGTATTATTTTAGAAAGACAGAAATTTTTAGTTGAGCTTTATAAAAGCTGTAAACTTATTCATAGTAATTTAACGTTAAATAAAGAAGAATTATATTTAAAATATCATACAAATGTACCTATTTTATCAAGTAGAGAAGATATTGAAAAACAATATATAAATGTGTTAAAGAAGAATTTAAATAGAGATATAGAATATGGGACAACTGAAATAGGACCACATAGAGATGACATATTATTTTATATAAATGACAAAGAAGTTAAGACTTATGGTTCTCAAGGGCAGCAAAGGACTTTAGTCCTTACATTAAAATTATCAGAAATAGATTTAATAAAAAATGTAATTGGTACTTATCCAGTAGTACTATTAGATGATGTATTTTCAGAACTTGATGAAGAAAGAAGAATGTATTTAACAAGGTCATTTAATGAAATGCAAGTTTTTATAACTGTAACTGATGCTGTTGATATTAAATCTATTGATAATTATGATAAAACCATATTTTATATTGAGGGTGGTAAATTAGAAAAAAGGGGTTAGTTATGATTATTCATATTGGCGACAATATTTCTTTAGATGGAAAAGATATATTGATTATATTAGATAAGAAATCAGTTAGTGATTCTAATGATAATAAAAATTTAATCG
The DNA window shown above is from Tissierella sp. Yu-01 and carries:
- the dnaN gene encoding DNA polymerase III subunit beta, with the protein product MRFIINQKDLSKHINIAQRGISTRTTLQILDGILIETMKDKIKLTATDLEISIETFVNCEIVEEGSIVVNSKIFGDIIKKLPDAPVNIDVKNNNINIKCENSEFNIIGNPGEDYPDLPVVIEEENFVLPKDLFKNAIRQTVFATTQDETRPSLTGVLLEIQDNIISFVSLDGYRLALRLIPTNSNINLKIIIPGRSLNELNKILEDREDDITISAAPGQVIFNIGDTIVYSRLLEGQFFNYKDIMRKDHKTKVVVNRKEFQSGLERASLLAKEEKANLVRLNIMDNNVIIRSNSEIGDVHEQLDSTQEGENLNIAFNSRYILEGIKIMDAEEIELNFMGSLNPCIINGVDDDSYTYLVLPVRLAQDDF
- a CDS encoding RNA-binding S4 domain-containing protein, whose protein sequence is MKEISITTDFIKLDSFLKLAGVAQTGGQAKMIIADEMVKVNGEIVVQRGKKIRKNDIIEIEDYDKFIVI
- the recF gene encoding DNA replication/repair protein RecF; translation: MNVESIRLINFRNYHSININFNENINVFVGKNAQGKTNLLEAIYMCSSGKSFRNNKDKEIINFEKKEAYIGANIKNNRFDKFVELKLDREKSKIIRINKTEIKNYKELNTGLSVVIFSPDDLKLVKDGPSERRTFLDQGISQIKPVYNYNINRYNKILFQRNNLLKSSRLNKDMTSLLDVFDVQISKIGTSIILERQKFLVELYKSCKLIHSNLTLNKEELYLKYHTNVPILSSREDIEKQYINVLKKNLNRDIEYGTTEIGPHRDDILFYINDKEVKTYGSQGQQRTLVLTLKLSEIDLIKNVIGTYPVVLLDDVFSELDEERRMYLTRSFNEMQVFITVTDAVDIKSIDNYDKTIFYIEGGKLEKRG